In the genome of Oxyura jamaicensis isolate SHBP4307 breed ruddy duck chromosome 13, BPBGC_Ojam_1.0, whole genome shotgun sequence, one region contains:
- the DUSP1 gene encoding dual specificity protein phosphatase 1 translates to MVNLRVCALECEALRGLLQERAAQCLVLDCRSFFSFNAAHIRGSCNVRLSTIVRRRAKGALALEHVVPNEELRARLRQGLVHTVVLLDERSADLELPKRDSTLLLALGTLCREARGARICFLKGGYEAFSAACSELCTKPAAPTGLSLPLSASSAPGSADSGCSSCGTPLYDQGGPVEILPFLYLGSAYHASRKDMLDALGITALINVSANCPNHFEGHYQYKSIPVEDNHKADISSWFNEAIDFIDSVKNDGGRVFVHCQAGISRSATICLAYLMRTNRVKLDEAFEFVKQRRSIISPNFSFMGQLLQFESQVLAPNCSAEAGSPAMSVLDRGASTTTVFNFPVSIPVHTSSSALSYLQSPITTSPSC, encoded by the exons ATGGTGAACCTGCGGGTGTGCGCGCTGGAGTGCGAGGCGCtgcgggggctgctgcaggagcgcGCCGCGCAGTGCCTGGTGCTGGACTGCcgctccttcttctccttcaaCGCGGCGCACATCCGCGGCTCCTGCAACGTGCGCCTCAGCACCATCGTCCGCCGCCGGGCGAAGGGAGCCCTGGCCCTGGAGCACGTCGTCCCCAACGAGGAGCTCCGCGCCCGCCTGCGCCAGGGGCTGGTGCACACCGTGGTGCTGCTGGACGAGCGCAGCGCCGACCTGGAGCTGCCCAAGCGGgacagcaccctgctgctggccctcgGCACTCTCTGCAGGGAAGCCCGCGGCGCCCGCATCTGCTTTCTCAAGG GAGGTTACGAAGCTTTCTCGGCCGCCTGCTCCGAGTTGTGCACCAAGCCGGCCGCCCCCACCGGACTCAGCCTCCCCCTGAGCGCCAGCAGCGCCCCCGGCAGCGCCGACtcgggctgcagctcctgcggCACCCCCTTGTATGACCAG GGTGGCCCCGTGGAAATCCTGCCGTTCCTCTACTTGGGCAGCGCGTACCATGCCTCCCGCAAAGACATGCTGGATGCCTTGGGGATCACGGCGCTGATCAACGTCTCGGCCAACTGCCCCAACCACTTCGAAGGGCACTACCAGTACAAGAGTATCCCGGTGGAGGACAACCACAAGGCGGATATCAGCTCCTGGTTTAATGAGGCGATTGACTTCATAG aCTCTGTTAAAAACGATGGAGGAAGGGTGTTTGTGCACTGCCAGGCTGGCATTTCCCGGTCAGCAACCATCTGCCTTGCTTATCTCATGAGGACCAACAGAGTCAAGCTGGATGAAGCGTTTGAGTTCGTGAAGCAGAGAAGGAGCATCATCTCCCCAAACTTCAGCTtcatggggcagctgctccaGTTTGAGTCACAGGTCCTTGCCCCCAACTgctcagcagaagctgggagCCCTGCTATGTCGGTATTGGACAGAGGAGCATCGACCACCACAGTCTTCAACTTCCCAGTCTCCATCCCTGTTCACACCTCGTCCAGTGCTTTAAGCTACCTTCAGAGTCCCATCACCACTTCCCCGAGCTGCTGA